A single window of uncultured Pseudodesulfovibrio sp. DNA harbors:
- a CDS encoding FmdE family protein: MHTQMTETTTPVLSEGQAFTFDGFVDLATWFHNYPAPGLLLGGYMVEEAKRHIPEGVLFDAISETSWCLPDAVQLLTPCTIGNGWLRIRNTGVYAVSLFDKFTGEGVRVRLDPSKLTCFPHTLCWLMKTKPKQDQNSKELRREIRDHGLEMLSVENVLIKPDVVAKRSKGTIALCPICGDAYPEFHGAICRSCAGDSPYVGDRSLPVATDIETAIPSTPLEESVGKTIAHDMTRIVPGESKGVEFSRGHVVTAGDVCRLQQMGRFNLYVDQEAPAGFIHEDDAARTFAKAMCGDGIVAEGDPREGRVNLLAKQDGMLVVNEPLLTAFNSLGSVMAASRHSYSLVRKGRRAAATRAIPLFLEQSIFGRALAILNDAPLFSLAPLKKTKVGLLITGNEVFKGLIKDRFAEVLEAKVVNLGGSIIETLIRPDDASEIAGAVRGLERLGCDLIITTAGLSVDPDDVTRQGLMAAGLTEMVHGMPVLPGAMTLVGSIGNARVLGVPACALFHKTTSLDILLPRLMADLPIARADFARMGNGGMCMECTACTFPKCPFGR; the protein is encoded by the coding sequence ATGCATACTCAAATGACCGAGACAACAACTCCTGTACTGTCAGAGGGGCAGGCTTTTACCTTTGACGGGTTTGTGGACCTCGCCACCTGGTTTCATAACTATCCTGCCCCCGGGTTATTGCTGGGCGGGTATATGGTTGAAGAAGCCAAGCGACATATTCCTGAGGGCGTGTTGTTTGATGCCATTTCCGAAACCTCCTGGTGCTTGCCTGATGCCGTACAGTTGTTGACACCCTGTACCATCGGCAACGGCTGGCTACGGATTCGGAATACCGGCGTGTATGCAGTGTCATTATTTGATAAATTCACTGGTGAAGGCGTTAGGGTACGACTTGACCCGAGCAAGCTGACATGTTTCCCACACACATTGTGCTGGTTGATGAAAACCAAGCCCAAGCAGGACCAGAATTCCAAGGAATTGCGGCGGGAAATTCGTGATCATGGTCTAGAGATGTTGTCGGTCGAAAACGTGTTGATCAAGCCGGACGTTGTTGCCAAACGGAGCAAGGGTACCATCGCCCTTTGTCCGATTTGTGGTGATGCTTATCCTGAATTTCATGGTGCGATTTGTCGTTCCTGCGCCGGGGATTCTCCGTATGTTGGTGACAGAAGTCTGCCGGTTGCCACAGACATCGAAACAGCCATCCCTTCAACTCCGCTTGAAGAAAGCGTTGGCAAGACTATCGCGCACGATATGACGCGCATCGTCCCCGGCGAATCAAAGGGCGTTGAATTTTCCCGTGGTCATGTGGTCACTGCTGGGGACGTCTGCCGGTTGCAGCAGATGGGGCGTTTTAATCTGTATGTGGATCAGGAAGCACCGGCTGGTTTCATTCATGAGGATGATGCCGCGAGAACCTTCGCCAAAGCAATGTGTGGTGACGGTATTGTGGCTGAGGGTGATCCGCGTGAAGGGCGTGTGAATTTGCTGGCCAAGCAGGACGGTATGCTTGTGGTCAACGAACCATTGCTGACGGCTTTCAACTCATTGGGTAGCGTTATGGCTGCCAGCCGCCATAGCTATAGTCTGGTTCGTAAGGGCAGAAGGGCCGCTGCCACCAGAGCTATTCCTCTTTTTCTCGAACAATCGATTTTCGGGCGGGCACTCGCCATTCTTAATGATGCCCCGCTGTTTTCCCTCGCCCCGTTGAAGAAGACCAAGGTCGGTTTACTCATCACTGGCAACGAAGTTTTTAAGGGATTGATCAAGGATCGGTTCGCCGAGGTCCTGGAAGCCAAAGTCGTCAATCTTGGTGGTTCTATTATAGAGACATTGATTCGACCAGATGACGCCAGTGAAATAGCTGGCGCGGTCCGTGGATTGGAAAGGCTCGGATGTGATTTGATTATCACCACCGCCGGTTTGTCTGTGGACCCGGATGATGTCACGCGACAAGGATTGATGGCTGCCGGACTGACAGAGATGGTGCACGGAATGCCGGTTTTACCCGGTGCCATGACTTTGGTCGGAAGCATTGGGAACGCCCGTGTGCTGGGTGTCCCGGCCTGCGCCCTTTTCCACAAAACAACCAGTCTGGACATATTGTTGCCCAGGCTTATGGCTGATTTGCCCATTGCTCGTGCTGATTTCGCGAGGATGGGCAACGGCGGAATGTGTATGGAGTGTACTGCATGCACATTCCCCAAATGTCCTTTTGGGAGGTAA
- the fdnG gene encoding formate dehydrogenase-N subunit alpha, whose amino-acid sequence MKLDRRSFIKLAGTSAACLTLGQLGVSLTPVKAYAGTLKISGAKEVVTVCPFCSVSCHVIGHVKNGKLVNAEGDPDYPINEGALCAKGAAMFSMTTSHHRLQKPLYRAPYSDKWEEKSWDWMLDRIARRIKDTRDKDLILKNKKGDTVNRLESMFLLGTSHAGNEECALAHQAMRGLGVVHMDHQARIUHSATVAALGESFGRGAMTNHWIDIKNADSILIMGSNAAEHHPISFKWVLQAKDKGATVMHVDPKFSRTSARSDFHVPLRSGTDIAFLGGMIKYIVENKKYFHEYITEYTNASLIVGKDFGFENGLFTGYDEKTRSYDKSKWGFEMDANGVPKRDKSLKNPRCVFQLLKKHYSRYDVKTVSETTGVSADDLMKVYENFAATGRPDKAGTVMYALGWTQHTVGVQNIRSAGIIQLLLGNIGVAGGGINALRGEPNVQGSTDHTLLYHIIPGYMAMPHNGWQTYDEYIKGNTPVSNDPQSANWWQHKPKYFASLLKAWYGDNATKENGFCYEYLPKIEKGEDYSYMYLFDRMYHNKIRGGIIIGLNPMNSVPNTNKVRKALDNLDWLVTSELHHSETTDNWKRPGVDPKKVKTEVFLLPSAHRLEKDGSVTNSGRWLLWHYAATKPAFEAKPFGDMFCGIMKRVQKLYGKEGGKLPEALTKLDYPEKYDPEDMCARINGRFTRDVEFKGTKYKKGQQVPTFTALADDGSTSSLNWLYAGSYTEKDGNKAKRRSTEQTAMQKNIGLFPKWAWCWPVNRRILYNRASVDLNGKPYNKAKAVIEWKDGKWIGDVPDGGWPPMATGKGKNPFIMSKHGFGQIFGPGRQDGPFSEHYEPVETPVKTNMFSKQLSSPVYKFVDSEMDKLAAPADPKYPVVLTTYSVTEHWCGGGETRNIPNLLEAEPQLYVEMSPELAQEKGIKNGDGVIVESIRGRVEAFAMVTIRMRPLKIHGRTIHEIGMPFCFGWTTPGTGDSTNRLTPFVGDPNTTIPEFKACCVNIRKANKLTELAT is encoded by the coding sequence ATGAAACTCGACCGCCGAAGCTTTATCAAGCTCGCAGGAACCAGCGCGGCGTGTCTCACCCTCGGGCAGCTCGGAGTGAGTCTCACTCCGGTCAAGGCCTACGCCGGAACGTTAAAAATTTCGGGTGCTAAAGAGGTTGTGACCGTTTGTCCGTTCTGTTCGGTGAGTTGTCACGTTATCGGGCATGTCAAAAACGGCAAGCTCGTCAACGCGGAAGGTGATCCGGATTATCCGATCAACGAAGGCGCACTTTGTGCCAAGGGCGCGGCCATGTTCAGCATGACCACCAGCCATCATCGTTTGCAAAAGCCCTTATATCGCGCTCCATACAGCGACAAATGGGAAGAGAAGAGCTGGGACTGGATGCTGGATCGCATTGCGCGCCGCATCAAGGACACTCGCGACAAGGATTTGATTTTAAAGAACAAGAAGGGCGACACAGTCAACCGACTTGAATCCATGTTCCTGCTGGGCACGTCCCATGCGGGTAACGAAGAATGTGCACTTGCCCATCAGGCAATGCGCGGCCTGGGTGTTGTCCACATGGACCACCAGGCAAGGATCTGACACAGCGCAACTGTTGCGGCTCTGGGAGAGTCGTTCGGACGCGGTGCGATGACCAACCACTGGATCGACATCAAGAATGCCGATTCAATCCTTATAATGGGCAGTAATGCTGCCGAACATCATCCGATCTCATTCAAATGGGTGTTACAAGCCAAGGACAAGGGCGCCACTGTTATGCATGTGGACCCGAAGTTCTCGCGCACATCCGCCAGATCGGACTTCCATGTTCCCTTGCGGTCCGGTACGGATATCGCTTTCCTCGGGGGCATGATCAAGTACATTGTCGAGAACAAGAAATACTTCCATGAATACATCACCGAGTACACCAACGCGTCATTGATCGTTGGCAAGGACTTCGGTTTCGAGAACGGTCTGTTCACCGGCTACGATGAGAAGACCCGTTCCTACGACAAGTCCAAATGGGGCTTCGAGATGGATGCTAACGGCGTTCCCAAGCGCGATAAGAGCTTGAAGAATCCCCGTTGCGTATTCCAACTGCTTAAGAAGCATTACTCCCGTTATGACGTTAAGACGGTTTCAGAGACCACAGGCGTGTCGGCTGACGACCTGATGAAGGTCTATGAGAACTTTGCTGCAACCGGTCGCCCGGACAAGGCCGGTACCGTCATGTACGCTTTGGGTTGGACCCAGCATACTGTCGGCGTGCAGAACATTCGTTCCGCAGGTATCATTCAGCTTCTGCTCGGTAACATAGGTGTTGCCGGTGGCGGTATCAACGCCCTGCGCGGTGAACCTAATGTTCAGGGTTCTACTGACCACACCCTGCTGTACCACATCATTCCCGGTTATATGGCCATGCCGCACAACGGCTGGCAGACCTATGATGAATACATCAAGGGTAACACACCGGTATCCAATGACCCGCAGTCTGCCAACTGGTGGCAGCACAAGCCCAAGTACTTCGCCAGCCTGCTCAAGGCTTGGTATGGCGACAACGCCACCAAGGAAAACGGCTTCTGTTACGAGTACCTGCCCAAGATCGAGAAGGGTGAAGATTACTCGTACATGTATCTGTTTGATCGCATGTATCACAACAAGATTCGTGGCGGTATCATCATTGGTTTGAACCCCATGAACAGTGTGCCTAATACCAATAAGGTCAGAAAAGCACTGGATAATCTCGACTGGCTCGTGACTTCCGAGTTGCACCATTCCGAGACCACGGATAACTGGAAGCGTCCCGGCGTTGATCCCAAGAAGGTCAAGACCGAAGTCTTCCTGCTGCCTTCCGCTCACAGGTTGGAGAAAGATGGTTCCGTCACAAACTCGGGTCGTTGGCTGCTTTGGCACTATGCTGCAACCAAGCCCGCGTTCGAAGCCAAGCCTTTCGGGGACATGTTCTGCGGCATCATGAAGCGTGTGCAGAAGCTTTATGGGAAAGAAGGCGGTAAGCTGCCTGAAGCCCTGACCAAGCTCGATTATCCTGAAAAGTATGACCCGGAAGATATGTGTGCACGTATCAATGGGCGCTTTACTCGTGATGTCGAATTCAAGGGTACAAAGTACAAGAAGGGCCAGCAGGTTCCGACCTTTACCGCTCTGGCCGACGATGGTTCCACCAGCAGTCTGAACTGGCTGTACGCAGGCAGTTATACTGAAAAAGATGGCAACAAGGCCAAACGTCGCAGCACTGAACAGACCGCTATGCAGAAGAACATTGGTTTGTTCCCCAAATGGGCATGGTGTTGGCCGGTTAACCGTCGCATTCTGTACAACCGTGCTTCTGTTGATCTCAACGGTAAGCCTTACAACAAGGCCAAAGCTGTCATCGAATGGAAAGATGGCAAGTGGATCGGTGATGTGCCTGATGGCGGCTGGCCGCCGATGGCTACCGGCAAGGGCAAGAATCCGTTCATCATGTCCAAGCATGGGTTTGGTCAGATATTCGGTCCCGGCCGTCAGGATGGTCCGTTCTCCGAACACTACGAACCGGTTGAAACACCTGTGAAGACGAATATGTTCTCCAAGCAGCTCAGCAGCCCGGTTTACAAGTTCGTTGACTCCGAGATGGATAAACTGGCTGCTCCGGCAGACCCTAAGTATCCCGTCGTGCTGACGACTTACAGCGTGACCGAACATTGGTGTGGTGGCGGTGAGACCCGCAACATTCCGAACCTGCTTGAAGCCGAGCCGCAGCTCTACGTTGAGATGAGCCCGGAACTGGCACAGGAAAAGGGCATCAAGAATGGTGACGGCGTGATTGTTGAGTCCATTCGTGGTCGTGTCGAGGCTTTTGCCATGGTCACGATTCGCATGCGGCCTCTCAAAATTCATGGACGGACTATTCATGAAATAGGCATGCCGTTCTGCTTTGGCTGGACGACCCCGGGAACCGGTGATTCCACGAACAGGTTGACACCGTTTGTTGGTGATCCGAATACGACAATTCCCGAATTCAAAGCCTGCTGCGTAAACATTCGCAAGGCCAACAAGCTCACCGAGCTGGCAACCTAA
- a CDS encoding ABC transporter substrate-binding protein — translation MHKLSPQKYTHVAPQYKIELSIVHFEIIIANLLFYDMLTRMTDRRNKMKRSIIFVCILLFVVFFGPNFMGCSQPESLQIGAILILTDRNGNQLSVEREILDGMHMAIKEINEDGGIVGTRIELIYKDCQGVPELAKKQFRELAAQSPAAVITIYTHITEALVPEATELETIQLATMATGEGITDNGPYSFRYWPQASDEGRAILPLVDKLGVRKLGLINIDNTYGNSVSNELSRLLATKDVTTQKIVYSEITPSLNKRLEALTDCDAISFTCFPKDIEPLAKIIRQKYPKMPLIGPNSISSPHYLKNPVFDGIYVAAPLVYNPASPYLGNVGTKFEKTYGLPLSQYSAIGYDIIILLSQIISKNGASAEAIKNTFEAGFIFPGLFGDVVNNKGSHHMTYQLIPAKIKNEQLIYQRR, via the coding sequence TTGCACAAATTATCGCCCCAAAAGTACACACACGTTGCTCCTCAATATAAAATAGAACTGTCAATTGTTCATTTTGAAATAATAATTGCGAACCTATTATTCTATGACATGCTGACAAGAATGACAGACAGGAGAAATAAAATGAAACGGAGCATCATATTTGTATGCATACTTCTCTTTGTAGTATTCTTCGGCCCCAATTTTATGGGCTGTTCACAGCCCGAATCTTTACAGATTGGAGCCATTTTAATCCTGACAGATCGAAATGGAAACCAACTTTCAGTTGAGAGGGAAATTCTCGACGGCATGCATATGGCGATAAAGGAAATCAATGAAGACGGGGGCATTGTTGGAACAAGAATCGAACTGATCTACAAAGACTGTCAAGGAGTCCCGGAACTGGCAAAAAAACAATTTCGAGAACTTGCAGCACAATCCCCTGCGGCTGTCATCACCATATATACCCATATAACAGAAGCACTCGTTCCCGAGGCTACAGAGTTGGAAACCATTCAACTTGCGACCATGGCAACGGGTGAAGGAATTACAGACAACGGGCCATACTCATTCAGATATTGGCCTCAAGCCTCGGATGAGGGCCGTGCCATATTGCCTTTGGTGGATAAACTCGGAGTTCGCAAACTCGGGCTGATCAATATTGATAACACTTACGGAAATTCCGTTTCAAATGAACTCTCCAGACTACTGGCAACAAAAGATGTGACAACACAGAAAATAGTCTACAGCGAGATTACCCCTTCGCTCAACAAAAGGCTTGAAGCGCTTACAGACTGTGACGCCATCAGCTTCACCTGTTTTCCCAAAGACATTGAGCCACTGGCTAAAATCATACGTCAAAAATATCCAAAGATGCCTTTGATCGGCCCCAACAGCATTTCAAGCCCCCATTACCTTAAAAATCCAGTTTTTGACGGAATTTATGTTGCGGCTCCACTCGTGTACAACCCGGCCTCCCCTTACCTCGGAAACGTCGGAACAAAATTCGAAAAAACATACGGGCTCCCTTTGAGTCAATACTCAGCAATCGGCTATGATATTATTATTTTACTATCTCAAATTATTAGCAAAAACGGAGCTTCAGCAGAAGCCATTAAAAATACCTTTGAAGCGGGATTTATTTTCCCAGGGCTCTTCGGCGACGTGGTCAACAATAAAGGGTCACACCATATGACGTACCAACTCATCCCGGCCAAAATCAAAAATGAACAGCTGATATATCAAAGGCGCTAG
- a CDS encoding 4Fe-4S dicluster domain-containing protein has translation MPKTILVDTSRCTACRGCQIACKEWHELPANKTTQYKWGSHQNPQDLNANNYKLVRFNEHLEDGKVRWNFFPDQCRHCDLAPCKEMGDMYIEEAIVKDEETGAVIFTDKTKGFTKEQYEEIKEACPYNIPRRNEKTGVMAKCTMCNDRIHNGMPPACVKVCPTGAMQFGERSDMLKLANARLATLKKEYPKARLADPDEVNVIYLLIDDPENYHEFSVAQATVGPMSKKQFLATLARPFRAMKA, from the coding sequence ATGCCCAAGACGATATTAGTCGATACGTCCCGCTGCACAGCGTGCCGCGGTTGTCAAATAGCCTGTAAGGAGTGGCATGAGCTGCCTGCCAACAAGACCACGCAGTATAAGTGGGGCAGCCATCAGAATCCGCAGGATCTGAATGCCAATAACTATAAACTTGTTCGTTTCAACGAGCACCTCGAAGATGGTAAGGTCCGGTGGAACTTTTTCCCTGACCAGTGCCGCCATTGTGACCTGGCTCCCTGCAAGGAAATGGGTGACATGTATATTGAGGAAGCCATCGTCAAGGATGAGGAGACCGGAGCGGTCATCTTTACCGATAAGACCAAGGGCTTCACCAAGGAACAGTACGAGGAAATCAAGGAAGCCTGTCCGTACAACATTCCGCGTCGCAATGAAAAGACCGGGGTCATGGCAAAATGTACCATGTGTAATGACAGAATTCATAACGGAATGCCGCCGGCATGCGTCAAGGTGTGTCCCACCGGCGCTATGCAGTTCGGAGAGCGGAGCGATATGCTCAAGCTCGCGAATGCCCGGTTGGCAACATTGAAAAAGGAATACCCCAAGGCGCGTCTTGCCGATCCTGACGAAGTGAACGTTATCTACCTGCTTATTGACGACCCCGAGAACTATCATGAGTTCTCCGTTGCTCAAGCAACAGTCGGTCCCATGAGCAAGAAGCAGTTCCTCGCAACATTGGCCAGACCCTTCAGGGCGATGAAAGCGTAA
- a CDS encoding ATP-binding protein, translating into MYLTTRFITGIVIFVLMLFSLTAMVYQQSHKALQDRVEHDGMLVANFISNNLHNNFTFIEEDMKLFLISSMSDVPPHAQSLKNIFTNKLLQRRFIRFFETEYGYRIYEKVMVFDNKGNIISSTDEAIDETSQKFWWQKSLTDKKGLTLVQDLQGQQKLSISIKIHNSKKEVVGVMQAVCSVASLVRGGGMNLKNMNARQIDLLTQEGTILYSTALHTPFMQFPDHLLLEKILQGERTFVRTNANGIKELIIALPHSHLSSEHFTKILLLYLDYNTLFQPVLQLRLWIWAGAFALILIAGIFFILVRNITIQEANASALIKNEKILQSILTGIEALVIFVDKETHTITWANSMSNELLGIPAEEMIGEKCYKYICHCEQGRQKNECPADNKKTLHTEFSLQKRNKTIIPIMKTVLNAQIEDRPHYIAIIFDITHRKSVERQLLQAQKLESVGNLAAGIAHEINTPSQYISENLRFINTAMKSLVHFYDIFQQTSLKGTQPSHSTLVKQLEAHGKDADMDYLLEEVPQALSQSLEGIQNITDIVQAMKRFAHPGNREKLMADINDSLKKTSVVCRNEWKYHAKLVYDLDENLPMVECRINDINQVFLNLIVNAAHAVSAKHKETEEKGSIILTTFQQRDNVFIVVSDTGMGIPNSLLNRIFDPFFTTKEVGAGTGQGLAISYSIIVDGHDGTITVESDEGIGTQFTIRLPIKTQGDSDG; encoded by the coding sequence ATGTACCTGACCACCCGATTTATCACAGGGATCGTCATCTTTGTCCTCATGCTGTTCAGTCTGACAGCCATGGTCTATCAGCAAAGCCACAAGGCCCTCCAAGACCGTGTCGAGCATGACGGGATGCTGGTGGCAAACTTCATATCAAACAACCTCCACAACAACTTCACATTCATTGAAGAAGACATGAAACTCTTTCTGATATCTTCGATGAGTGACGTCCCTCCTCATGCCCAATCATTAAAGAATATCTTTACCAACAAACTACTCCAGCGTCGTTTCATCCGTTTTTTCGAAACTGAATATGGATACCGTATTTACGAAAAAGTCATGGTTTTCGACAACAAAGGGAATATTATTTCATCCACAGATGAAGCGATCGACGAAACATCTCAAAAATTCTGGTGGCAAAAGAGTCTCACTGACAAAAAAGGACTCACTCTTGTACAGGATTTACAAGGGCAACAAAAATTGAGCATTTCCATAAAAATCCACAATTCAAAAAAAGAAGTCGTCGGTGTCATGCAGGCCGTATGTTCTGTTGCATCTCTTGTTCGTGGCGGGGGCATGAACCTCAAGAACATGAACGCACGACAAATCGACCTCCTCACCCAAGAAGGGACCATACTTTATTCAACGGCGCTGCATACTCCATTCATGCAGTTCCCAGACCATCTGTTGCTCGAAAAGATACTCCAAGGTGAACGAACATTTGTTCGAACAAATGCCAACGGAATCAAAGAGCTAATAATAGCTCTTCCTCATTCTCATTTGTCCTCAGAACACTTTACCAAAATTTTGCTCCTTTACCTTGATTACAACACCCTGTTTCAACCGGTCTTACAACTACGTCTCTGGATTTGGGCAGGGGCTTTTGCTCTGATATTGATCGCAGGCATCTTCTTCATTCTCGTCAGGAACATCACTATCCAAGAAGCAAACGCTTCCGCTCTCATCAAAAATGAAAAAATCCTCCAAAGTATCCTCACCGGCATTGAAGCGCTGGTCATATTCGTTGACAAAGAAACACACACGATCACATGGGCAAACTCCATGAGCAATGAACTTCTCGGGATCCCTGCAGAGGAAATGATCGGCGAAAAATGTTACAAATACATCTGCCATTGCGAACAAGGCAGACAAAAAAATGAATGCCCTGCCGACAACAAAAAAACCCTACACACCGAATTTTCTCTACAAAAAAGAAACAAAACCATCATCCCCATAATGAAAACCGTACTGAACGCGCAAATAGAAGATCGGCCTCATTATATTGCCATAATATTCGATATCACCCACAGGAAATCCGTTGAACGCCAACTCTTGCAAGCACAAAAACTTGAAAGTGTCGGCAATCTGGCTGCAGGGATAGCACATGAAATCAACACGCCTTCACAATACATCTCTGAAAATCTCAGATTCATCAACACAGCCATGAAATCACTGGTACACTTTTACGATATATTCCAACAAACCAGTCTGAAAGGGACGCAACCGTCTCACTCGACTCTCGTCAAGCAACTCGAAGCGCATGGCAAGGACGCCGACATGGACTATTTGCTTGAAGAGGTCCCGCAGGCCTTGTCTCAATCTCTGGAAGGAATCCAGAACATCACAGACATTGTCCAAGCTATGAAACGCTTTGCTCATCCGGGCAACCGGGAAAAATTGATGGCAGACATCAACGACTCTTTAAAAAAAACCAGTGTCGTATGCCGAAACGAGTGGAAATATCATGCGAAATTGGTCTATGATCTTGATGAGAATCTCCCCATGGTGGAATGTCGAATCAATGACATCAACCAAGTATTTCTCAACCTTATCGTCAATGCAGCACATGCTGTTTCGGCGAAACACAAGGAGACTGAAGAAAAAGGGTCGATTATACTGACGACTTTTCAACAAAGGGATAACGTCTTTATCGTGGTCAGTGACACAGGAATGGGAATACCCAACTCGCTTCTGAATCGAATATTCGACCCTTTTTTTACCACCAAAGAGGTGGGCGCGGGCACAGGACAAGGACTCGCAATCAGCTATTCAATAATTGTCGATGGGCACGACGGGACAATTACTGTTGAAAGCGACGAAGGCATAGGTACCCAATTCACCATTCGACTGCCCATAAAGACTCAAGGAGACTCCGATGGATGA
- a CDS encoding formate dehydrogenase accessory protein FdhE translates to MSNVSASKAVETTLESIRKRTPAYGELADRFGQIFLAVAKLRDDLMKKGVKIPDIDPARVAAGAPVLAGIDMTKWGEALTDSAKVLLPILSEVLELDEETQKSLTGHLVNPDILSGLAQARIEGDWKHFENTSVCPEIVSSDTLLYISEIVSAPVLCAIVETLGESLSSLTWEHGHCPVCGSSPSISHLSPKEVTDLDQLVGGGGKKFLHCSLCGHDWRFKRNVCPSCGNDDNETREVFYVDNTQYERIEACHKCGKYLLNIDMRECEPRPNLDAIQLGLIHLDIYAHENKLSPLTSTLWNTLE, encoded by the coding sequence ATGAGCAATGTATCTGCCAGCAAGGCGGTTGAAACGACCCTTGAGTCTATCCGTAAACGTACTCCGGCCTATGGTGAACTCGCTGACCGGTTCGGTCAGATTTTTCTTGCCGTTGCTAAACTGCGTGATGATCTGATGAAAAAAGGGGTGAAAATACCTGACATCGATCCTGCAAGAGTTGCTGCCGGGGCGCCTGTTTTGGCGGGAATTGATATGACCAAGTGGGGCGAGGCTTTGACCGATTCGGCTAAGGTCTTGCTTCCCATATTATCCGAAGTGCTCGAACTGGATGAAGAAACGCAGAAATCTCTGACGGGCCATCTGGTAAACCCCGATATTCTTTCGGGACTTGCCCAGGCTCGAATTGAGGGCGATTGGAAGCACTTTGAGAACACCTCCGTATGTCCAGAAATCGTGTCGTCTGACACGCTCTTGTATATTTCAGAGATTGTTTCCGCGCCTGTCCTTTGTGCTATCGTCGAAACCCTGGGTGAGTCCCTTTCTTCCCTGACATGGGAGCATGGGCATTGCCCCGTGTGTGGCTCCTCGCCGTCCATTTCTCACCTTTCCCCTAAAGAAGTCACTGATCTCGATCAATTGGTCGGTGGCGGTGGCAAGAAGTTTCTTCATTGCTCCCTGTGTGGTCATGACTGGCGTTTCAAGCGGAACGTATGTCCGTCCTGCGGCAATGATGACAATGAAACCCGTGAAGTTTTTTATGTCGATAATACGCAATATGAACGCATTGAAGCGTGCCATAAATGTGGTAAGTATTTGCTGAATATTGATATGCGCGAATGTGAGCCCCGTCCGAATCTGGATGCTATCCAATTGGGCCTTATCCATCTCGATATCTATGCCCATG
- a CDS encoding LysR family transcriptional regulator translates to MLKSEMIESAGAATGVGTPLASALGPTMRMHLWVETKEGVLFGLGRLQLLRQVERCGSLKAAAESLGMSYRGAWGKIKTTEELIGRKLIERATSRRAGYHLTQFGCGIAKEFDKWYQDVESYALSKGQECFPFSLEKYE, encoded by the coding sequence ATGCTGAAATCCGAAATGATCGAATCCGCTGGTGCTGCGACAGGCGTTGGAACGCCCCTCGCTTCCGCGCTGGGTCCAACTATGCGGATGCATTTGTGGGTCGAAACCAAAGAAGGTGTTTTGTTCGGCCTTGGACGCTTGCAATTGCTTCGTCAGGTTGAGCGTTGTGGGTCCCTCAAAGCCGCCGCCGAATCTTTGGGAATGTCCTATCGTGGAGCTTGGGGAAAGATCAAAACCACTGAGGAATTGATCGGTCGAAAACTCATTGAGAGGGCCACGAGTAGACGGGCCGGATACCACCTTACGCAGTTCGGATGTGGTATCGCGAAGGAGTTCGATAAATGGTACCAGGATGTCGAATCCTACGCCCTCTCCAAGGGGCAGGAATGTTTTCCTTTTTCCCTTGAAAAGTATGAGTAA